In one window of Drosophila innubila isolate TH190305 chromosome 2L unlocalized genomic scaffold, UK_Dinn_1.0 4_B_2L, whole genome shotgun sequence DNA:
- the LOC117781886 gene encoding GATOR complex protein MIOS, protein MSGNIHGISWFPNFPDKFVSWGQEINLYEVRSNKDEVLQKSRLPYIPVNYLSNETRYQYARCVAASYHSDQPIIAVGLADGKIGICNFRDTYDSSWEYTPRQQRMCTCLAWNELDANILAIGHDKHRSDSCITIWDIERGVPKETANFFGLSESSNSLCWDHNHRVLIAGMSQKLIKLFDLRQGNATCQSIPTKNVHGLSVAPNGNYLCSYVDSVIMLWDLRAIERPLRQIQSSRNHMQIAWCPTRTSLLSSLQRDSPYITLYDIRSVDNESSREVYHVKRQISPFPAKYQHSGKFAAVNWLSWHPRDFERMLLLADALNILDFRLPASLHTAYSNRSKLPLLMQRPLYAPAPAAAAVANDVTSSTSPTTTTQPSSCSTHSSLSDYNVGSSLSFDFLERELFEEDLLQETRQRALQDYGMKPDNKRFADVNLSRYLRNVWATLNNVFCEERLTGLKATLGINLGHTSEASPRLESQVLQWPDGINNSNKLICYRSEQRDLALQLCGWCFEHELDRFIDELYANKEFSRAAMICVFHLKVLAACNILSQAADKMRDPSMYRITAIALSSFNADRCSSTWKNQRSTANMQIQDPHLRAIFSFLTMEKDNFDAVLKEEGVSLADRVAFACKYLSETKLADYIKQRIQRAIEGGDLNGLLLTGESLDGINILQAYMDASFDVQTVALVAINYFRNEHFTNNRIQYWIASYLDYLNSWGLWEKRAELDIRIENIRPSSRSSRTVYLSCNFCGKSVTNALLDEPRPRSTSTSTNRLSSCPSCRKPLPRCSLCVMHMGTMMNTCTNAGESNLTDLQVGWQMKPFSKWFSWCQTCRHGGHTEHIMQWFKQNSECPVSSCNCRCFDMDGTKLNALRDIS, encoded by the exons ATGAGCGGCAATATACACGGCATCAGTTGGTTTCCCAACTTTCCCGACAAGTTCGTCTCATGGGGGCAGGAGATTAATTTATACGAAGTGCGCAGCAACAAAGATGAAGTGCTCCAAAAGAGTCGATTGCCCTATATACCCGTCAACTATCTGTCCAATGAGACGAGGTATCAATATGCCCGCTGTGTGGCCGCCTCCTATCACAGTGATCAGCCGATTATAGCCGTTGGCCTGGCCGATGGCAAAATTGGCATATGCAATTTTCGGGACACCTACGACAGCAGCTGGGAGTACA CACCGCGACAGCAGCGCATGTGTACGTGTCTGGCCTGGAACGAGTTGGATGCCAACATTTTGGCCATTGGCCATGATAAACATCGCTCGGATTCGTGCATCACCATCTGGGACATTGAACGTGGCGTGCCCAAGGAAACGGCCAATTTCTTTGGCCTCTCGGAATCCTCGAATTCCCTCTGCTGGGATCACAATCATCGCGTCCTCATCGCCGGCATGAGCCAGAAATTGATAAAACTCTTTGATCTGCGAC AGGGCAATGCCACCTGTCAGTCAATACCGACAAAGAATGTCCATGGATTATCGGTGGCTCCCAATGGCAATTATCTGTGCAGCTATGTGGACTCGGTGATAATGCTCTGGGATCTGCGTGCCATTGAGCGCCCATTGAGGCAGATCCAATCCTCAAGGAATCACATGCAGATCGCCTGGTGTCCGACACGCACCTCGTTGTTGTCCTCGCTGCAGAGGGATTCCCCCTACATCACACTCTATGACATACGCAGCGTGGACAACGAGTCCAGTCGAGAGGTTTACCATGTGAAGCGACAGATAAGTCCATTCCCGGCCAAGTATCAGCATAGTGGCAAGTTTGCCGCCGTCAATTGGCTCTCCTGGCATCCGCGGGACTTTGAAAGAATGCTTCTCCTGGCGGATGCACTCAATATACTCGACTTTCGCCTGCCCGCCAGTTTGCACACGGCGTACAGCAATCGGAGCAAGTTGCCACTGTTGATGCAACGTCCTCTATATGCTCcggctcctgctgctgctgctgttgccaatgATGTGACAAGTTCAACTtctccaacaacaacaactcaaccGAGCAGCTGCAGCACACACAGCTCCTTAAGTGACTACAACGTGGGTTCCTCCTTGAGCTTCGACTTCCTGGAGCGGGAACTCTTTGAGGAGGATCTCCTGCAGGAGACACGGCAACGTGCTCTACAAGATTACGGCATGAAGCCGGATAACAAACGATTTGCCGATGTTAATCTAAGTCGCTATCTGCGCAATGTTTGGGCCACATTGAACAATGTGTTCTGTGAGGAACGCTTGACGGGATTAAAGGCCACGTTGGGCATCAATCTGGGGCATACTTCAGAGGCGAGTCCGCGCCTTGAATCACAGGTGCTCCAATGGCCCGATGGCATCAACAACTCCAACAAACTCATCTGCTATCG GAGTGAACAGCGGGATCTGGCGCTGCAGCTTTGTGGCTGGTGCTTTGAGCACGAGCTGGACAGATTTATAGATGAGCTCTATGCCAACAAGGAGTTCAGTCGGGCCGCCATGATCTGTGTGTTCCACCTGAAGGTGCTGGCTGCCTGCAATATACTGTCGCAAGCGGCGGATAAGATGCGGGATCCGAGCATGTATCGCATCACGGCCATTGCCCTGTCCAGCTTTAATGCGGATCGTTGCAGCTCCACGTGGAAGAATCAACGTTCCACGGCCAATATGCAGATACAGGATCCGCATTTGCGTGCCATCTTCTCATTCCTCACCATGGAGAAGGATAACTTTGATGCGGTGCTCAAAGAGGAGGGCGTTTCTCTAGCGGATCGTGTGGCCTTTGCCTGTAAATATCTATCGGAGACCAAACTAGCGGATTATATAAAACAGCGCATTCAACGTGCCATCGAAGGCGGAGATCTCAATGGTCTGCTCCTCACAGGGGAATCGTTAGATGGCATCAATATACTACAAGCCTATATGGATGCCAGTTTCGATGTGCAAACTGTGGCCCTGGTGGCCATCAATTACTTCCGCAACGAGCATTTCACCAACAATCGCATACAGTACTGGATTGCCAGCTATCTGGACTATCTCAACAGCTGGGGACTCTGGGAGAAGCGTGCCGAGCTGGACATTAGGATCGAGAATATCCGTCCATCTTCGCGCAGTTCCAGAACCGTTTATTTGTCCTGCAATTTCTGTGGCAAATCCGTAACGAATGCGCTGTTGGATGAACCGCGTCCTCGAAGCACCAGCACGAGCACAAATCGTTTATCCTCGTGTCCCAGCTGCCGAAAGCCCTTGCCCCGCTGCTCTCTCTGCGTGATGCACATGGGCACCATGATGAACACGTGCACGAACGCAGGAGAATCGAATTTAACGGATCTCCAGGTCGGCTGGCAAATGAAACCGTTCTCCAAGTGGTTCTCCTGGTGTCAGACATGTCGTCACGGTGGCCACACCGAGCACATTATGCAATGGTTCAA gCAAAATTCCGAATGTCCAGTGTCGTCCTGCAACTGTCGCTGCTTCGATATGGACGGCACCAAACTGAACGCTTTGCGTGATATTTCCTAG